TAACCGCGGGGCCCCTGTGTCGCTGCAGGTGAGTGTGGGCTGCCTCTCCCCAGAGGCCAGGGCCGGGCTGGCGGGAGCGGCCAGCAGGGTTTCCAGCTGCCACCCGCCTGTGGGACTGGAACCCCAGCCTGCCCGCACGGGGGTGGGCCGGGTCTTCACCCCTGGCCGCTCCCAGGCCCCTGTGACCACTGTGCCTACCGAGACGTTCTGTGTCGAGGGGTTGCCAAGGACCCCAGGGCCTGACCCCGGTGGCTGGAGAGAGCTGTAGCGGCCTTGGTGGCAGGGGGCGGTCTGGGCAGGCAGGAGGGAACGCGGGCCGTGGGCTCCGCCTGACTGCTGCTGTCCCTTCCAGAGGGAGCCGGCGCACTACTTTGGTTACGTCTACTTCAGGCAGGTGAAGGACGGCTCCGTGAAGAGGGGCTACTTCCAAAAGGTGAGCCACCTGGCTGCCCTGGGCTGCTGTGAGGCAGGGCTGGCGGCCAGCAGGCTGGGGGCCTGAGCCTCCAGAAGTGGCCACTCCTCCTGCGGCCCCCAGCCACTTGGCACTGGGCAGAACTCACTGCCCTGGGCCATGTAGGCGCCCCGCCTGGGCAGCAGGCGAGGGGTTGGGGGACAGGTTCCACCGCACCCAGCCCTCCTGGCAGCCTTTGGGGACCAGGCCCTGCCGCCCTGCCTTGCCCAGCACAGCACCGGGGCCGCCTGTCTCTGAGCTCAGGATGTCCCTGCTCCTGCCGCAGAGAGGAGGGGCTTTTCCCACACGTGCAGGGTTAGGACAACTTCGTCTGGAACTCAGGCTCCATAAGCAAAACTGCTTGACTTCGGGGAGGCAGTCCCAGAAATCTTGGCTTTGTGCGTTTCTCCTTGAAGGCCCAGGGCCCAGCTGTCATCCGAGCTTTCCCTTCCCTGTCTGAGACAGACTTTGGATTTTCTTCTAATAACTCCAGGGTCCAAGTTGGCCCATTCCTGGGGACAGCTGTCCTGTGGGGTTTGTGGGATCCATTTCCTGGGGCAGACTCTGGATGAGCCAGGCCTCGGGGGTCCCTGCTGACTCCTGCGGGGCTGGGATTCCATCTCACCGGCCCTGTGGACTCTGCAGTCTCTGGTGCTGGTGTCCCGCCTGCCCTTTGTCCGGCTGTTCCAGGCGCTCCTGAGCCTGATCGCCCCTGAGTACTTCGACAAGTCGGCCCCCTGCCTGGAAGCAGGTGAGTGGCTGTTGGCTGCCGCCAGACTGCTCTCCATCCTGGCCGTAGCCCCCGTAGCTCCTGACGCGGCCCCCTGTGTCCACAGTGTGCAGTGAGATTGACGAGTGGCCCGCCCCTGCGCCCGGGCAGACCCTGAACCTGCCTGTTATGGGCGTCGTCCTCCAGGTGAGGGCAGACCATCTGCGGAGGGAAGGCCCCAGTTCACAGAGACACACCATCTGGCCGCTACTCCCTCTCGTCCCCCAGGTTCACATCCCGTCCAGGGTGGACAAGCCTGAGTGCAGTCCTGCGAAGCCATGTAGCCACGAGGTGCGGAACCACGAGGCCCCTCCACCCGCTCTGGCCTCCCTGCCCTTGCTGGGGGCCCTGTGGGGGTGGCCAGAGCACAGGCAGAGCTCGCGGCCAGCATCTTGCTGTGGGGTTGCATGCCCCTCCCcagtgctgggggctggggtggggaggtatGCAGGGTGCGGGTTGCGGCGCCCAGGGGTGGCAGGTGCCGCGAGGGGCTCGTGGGTTGCCAGCCTTGCCCTCGGCTTCACCccgtccacccccacccctcagaATTCGCTGCCCGCCCCAGTGATCCTCACCAGCGTCCATGAACTGGATCTGTTCAGGTGAGCCCCATCGGCCGCCGCCTGTCGCCTGCACAGGTCGTGTGGGACCCGGGGGGAAGGTTTGTGTAGAGCCAGGGCCACGAGAAGGACAGCCTAGCAGAAGCGAGCCCTTGGCTGGTTCCGTGAGGGAGAGTTGGATCGAAGAAGAGCCCGGGGCCCTCCTGCCTCTACCTAGAGGAAATGAGCGCCGTGGGCAGGAAGGTTCCAGAAGTCAGGTGCAGGGAAGGGAGTTGCTGCATTGGGAGGTACTCGCTGCTCCCAAGGCTGCGTCTCTCCAGGCAAGTCTGCGAGGGGCTGGCCTGGGAGAGCAAGCTGCCCTGTGCGAGGTGTGGAGGCCAGGCCTGCCAGCTTCCGCGTGGGGACACAGGTGTGCCACCGGGGTGCAGGGCAGCCCTGGACGCCCCCCAGCACCTTCGGGTGTCCTCGCCGCCGTCCCTCCAGGGCAGtgcctggtggggagggaggggggatgggggctCCGGCCCCGCTGGCCGATCTCTGCCGCCCGCCCTGCCCGGCACTAGGTGCTTCCAGCCGGTGCTGACTCACGTGCAGACTCTGTGGGAGCTCATGCTCCTCGGGGAGCCCCTGTTGGTGCTGGCACCCTCGCCTGCCACGTCCTCAGAGATGGTGCTGGCCTTAATCAGGTAGGCCGGGCGGTGGGGGCAGGGCGTCGGGGGCCCAGGGCAGCCCAGGCTGTGCTTAGGGCCCGCCGCACCCCGCCCCAAGCTGCCTGCAGCCCCTCAAGTTCTGCTGCGACTACCGCCCCTACTTCACCGTCCACGACAGCGAGTTCAAGGAGTTCACCACGCGCACACAGGCCCCGTAAGTGCCCTGCCCACGCCCCGTCCTCCGCCGGCCTGGGCTCCCCTCCCCcggcctgcctctgccccttctctttctttctttttttttttttttaaatatatatcttatttatttgacagacagaaatcacaactaggcagagaggcagggagagaggcaggcagagaggaggaagcaggctccctgcggagcaaagagcccgatgcggggcttgatcccaggaccctgggatcgtgacctgagccgaaggcagaggctttaacccactgagccacccaggcgcccctgccccttctctttctttctctctctctctctctctctctctctcctctctctagaCCAAACGTGGTCCTGGGAGTCACAAACCCTTTCTTTATCAAAGCGCTCCAGCGCTGGCCTCACATCCTCCGCGTCGGAGAGCCCAGGGTGGCAGGTGAGGTTGGCCTGGCCTCGGCCCAGGGGAGCCGGGGAGCTGGGGCTCGGGGCCTGGAGGGTTCTGAGTGGCGGCGGGTGGAGCTGGGCACTGACGTTCAGCCCGGGGTGTGTTCTGTAGGGGACCTTCCTAAGCAGGTGAAGCTGAAAAAGCCGTCTAGGCTGAAGACACTTGACACCAAGCCAGGTGTGTGCCCTTGGACCGGAGCCCCTCCTCACCTCCAGAACCTGGGCGGTGGGCTCTGGGTTCCCGGGGAAACTTATGTGCTTCCCCCGGTTGAAGGTGGGCGTCGAGGCGCagtcacggggggggggggggctgcgggGGGAGGCCCCTCCGGACagggccagccctgccctcccaccaGGCCTTTACACTGCGTACTCGGCCCACCTGCACCGGGACAAGGCACTGCTCAAACGGCTGCTCAAGGTATGGGCTCGGGGTGCGGGGTCCGGGAGGAAGAGCTTGTCTCCATCGAGGGCTGTGCTGGAGCTGAGCCCCCGCCTCCCCTGCCTTCAGGGGCTGCAGAAGCAGCAGCCATGGGACGCACAGACGGCTCTGCTGAGACGGCACCTCCTGGAGCTCACGCAGAGCTTTATCATCCCCCTGGTGAGGCCCAGGgcaggaggggatgggggtggagggccGTGGCCCAggctcactcccctcccctgccaggagCACTACATGGCGAGCCTCATGCCCCTGCGGAAGAACATCACGCCCTGGAAGGTGTGGTCcagctgctggtctggggacggCCTGGGAGGGTGGGCTGCTTTCCTAATTcgagaagggaggtggggaggaggccaTTGGGTGTGCAGGCATGGCCAGGGCTCTAGGCTGTCCCCGCGTGGGCTAGACATCCCTCACCGGACAGAAACACGGGGGCCTCGCCCAAGGAGCTCTGTCCTGGGACGGGCGGCGGCTGTGGGTCCTCACGTGGCTGCACAGTGAGGCCGGGAAGGGTCCTGGCCGGCGGAGGGCAGAGCTGGTGACGCTgtgtcccccccccaccaacccggGCTGTCTGGGCTCCCGTCTCAGACTCCTCCCCAGATCCGCCCCTTCCGCCAGGATGACTTCCTGCGCAGCCTGGAGCACGCAGGGCCGCAGCTCACCTGCATCCTCAAGGGCGACTGGCTGGGCCTCTACAGGTGGGTGGACGGCGGACGGGGTCCTGAGGCTCCTGCGGGGCCTGGTGCGGGGTCACGGGGTCAGCCCACAGCGGCTGCCTCTTACCACCCATAGGCGGTTTTTCAAGTCCCCCCACTTTGACGGCTGGTACCGGCAGCGGCACAAGGAGATGGCCCAGAAGCTGGAGGCCCTGCACCTTGAGGCCATCTGTGAGGCGGTGAGGGGCAGCTGGGGCTCCGGGGGGAGAAGGGGGTAcaggcccagggccagagggagggCCCGGGGGATGATTGGCTCCATCTTGTCCCCAGCAGAACATCGAGACTTGGATGAAAGACAAGTCTGAGGTGGAGATCGTGGACCTGGTCCTGAAACTTCGGGAGAAGCTGGTGAGATGCCTCCGGGCCCTGTCCAGCCACCCCAGGCAGATGTGGAGGTCGCCCGCCCCTGACCGCCGCTGCCCCGCAGGTGCAGGCACAGGGCCACCAGCTCCCGGTGAAGGAGGCAACGCTCCAGCGGGCGCAGCTGTGCATCGAGACGGTCATCGGCTCTCTGCCCAAGGACCTGCAGGCGGTCCTGTGCCCTCCCTAGGACAGGGCCAAGGGGCAAGCTCCAGGGGCCTGGGTCCGGCCAGGAGTGAGCTCCCCAGCCCGAGCCCCCTGCTGCCGCTCTCTCGCCTTGGCCCGCCCATCAGCTCCCCATTGTTTCAGCAGTAAAGGTGGCATTTGGAACCACAGCCTGGCCCCTGACTACTGCGGATCCCGTATAGGCCAGAGCCTTACCTCCCCCTGTGTCCCACCTGCCCTCTGCAGGGCTCCAGGCCTGGGAGGCGGGGCTGGCTGGGAGCCCTCACCGCCCTGGCCCGGGGCCACCCGCTCCCTGCGGTGCCCACCTGCCCAAGCTCTGGGGCCCACAAGGCAGGCCTTGTGCTTGACGTGTCCTTCACCCCACCAGGCTGCCCAACCCAGGACAGAAGGGGGCAGCTGTCGGCAGACTCCTCTTCTCACAGCCAACCAGCCGTCTTACATGGGGACTGAGACACTTGGCTGTTACGGTcactggctggggaggggccaaggCCTCCTTGTGGGGGCGGAGCTCTGCCCTGTAGGTCGGGAGGCTGCCAAGAGCGTCCAGGGCATTGTCATGGGTCCCACTCGTGGAGCACCTAGGTGGGCAGCTTCTGTGTGCTCAGCCCAGCGATGCTGCTTGTCTGGTAGGCACTCAAGCTGTCTCCCTCCCATGTGTCCACCCACCCCCACGAGCAGCCCGAGGGCCTCGGGACTCTAGTCTTACTGGACGCCCTCCGCAGCCCTCTAGCTGCTGCAGCCTGGGTGCCGTGGGCTCGGCTGGAGCCAAAGGGCCCTCAGGTGCTGACGTCCCCTGTGTGACTGTGCAGGGCTGGGCCCAGCGGTACCCAGTGGCTTAGCACAGGGTGACGGCATCgtcaggcggcggggggggtgggcgtGAGGTGTGGACCCAGCGTGGTGAGCGTGCAGGTAAGTCTCTCGACCCGCAGCCTTGGCGCAGGCCCCTCATCTGAGAGGTGAGGATGGTCCCTGACGGGGCTCGGCCGTCTCGCTGAGCGCCGGCCCCCGCAGGTGCTGTTTTGGCGAGCGGCCGCGGGCGGCTGCTCTTTGAGCGCTCTGCTCGTGGTGTGCTGCGGTGGGCAGTGCCGTCCATGACGGTGGCCGCGGCTCTTAGCAATGATGTCAACTCGTGCGGCCCTGATAATGGCCTAGGACAGCCTGTCACTGTCACGGCTCTGCAGACTGCTGAGCCCAGTCTGATGCGGGGTCCAAGGACAGGGCAGAGCCCAGTCTGATGCGGGGTCCAAGGACAGGGCTGTTAATGAAGCAGAACCGGATAGAGGCTGGCACGAGCAGAGGTCTGTGTCTGCAGAAGAAACGGGCTGTGGCTGGAGCGTGGGCGGCCCCACGTTGGCCCAAGCCGCCGCTCTGGGCAGCCTGCCCCGGCTGGCTGGTGTGAAGGGGTGACCTCCTCACCCAGGGTGTGGTCTTGAAGGGGGTCTGCAGAGACGCCAGCACCTTCCTTGCGGCTGGCTTACGTGCTCACGTGCCTGCTAGGGCCAGGGCCGGTCCCAGGCCCCCTGAGCACTACGGGTGCAAGGTGGGTGAGAGGCTTGGGGAGTTGACCTGGACCCCCCATGACGGTGACTCCAGATGTGAGAGCTGGGCTCCAGATGTCACCAGCTTGTGCTTGAGTGTGCGAGCACTGGGCAGCCACTTCCTACAGTTCCTAGAGGTGCTGCAGGGAAGGGGCTGTGAGGGGGCCTCCTCAAAGCCACCAGGGACCTTCATCAGTCCAGGACGGCCCAGTCAGGTTTCCCCTGTTCCCAGAGTCGTCCCCTGGGGACTTGAGGGCTGTGGTTGGGGCCCCATGGCTATCCGTCTCAAGCCCCACGCAGGCAGTGCTCTGGGGAGGGGCTCCAGGCAGGGTGGGCAGcgctgcggggggtgggggggatgagcCTGACGCTGACATGGAGAGGGGCGCAGAAGCAcctctcctggggcgcctggagcCAGGAAGGGTCTGTCTCCCTCACGGGCCGAGCTCTGCAGGGAGGTGGCCTCTGGTGGAAGGGCTCTGTGGAAGCCCTGCATGACGTCTCCCAGCTCCATCTCCCCCACAAGGTCCCTGTTCCCTCCCAGGACCAGGCCAGCTCTGGTTTGGCTGAGTTTCTGTCCCGCAGCGGGccctcctgcccctcaccctgaTCAGAGCCCCGAGGGCAGGGGGGCCCACAGAGGCAGGAGCTAGCTGGTCCAGAAGGGTGTTGTGCTTGGCGGCTGGGGCCTCCTGAGTTCAGAGGGGCTGTGTGTGGCCATGGGCTGCATCGGCCCCACCAGGAAAGGAAGGACAGTCTTCACCCCCTTGCTTCCTGTGCTCTGGGAGAGTGGCCTTCCCACATTTCTGGCACTGAAATGTCCTTCAGTGACAATGCTTGTGTTTTAACTTTCTCTTTTGGTTAAAACAAGTCAGTGCTCTTGTTAGACGCTGATAATTTGGGGGTCCTCTGCAGTGGGGATTGGGTGGGCCTTGGTGTAAAGTGTGGTTCAGGGCTGAAGGAGAGGAGGTTTGGCCTGCTTGGCTGGGGTTGGCGGGCAGAGAGGCTGGGGGAACTGAGGGACATGCTCCCAAGGCCTCCGGACCTTGTGCCCGGCTCCAGGAGGAGGGacctgaaggggaggagatgCTGGAGGGTGTGGAGGGGCCGGAGGAAGTGAACGGGctgcagggagggggcggggcggggggacaTCCTGGTGTAGGAGTGCCGGGTAGGGTTCAGGAACCAGTCCCTTGTCTTCCAGGGGTCCCCAGCTGCTGCTCaccaccccgccccccatccTGTGACTGGAGACTCCTCCGAGGGGCAGCAAGAGCTCCCAGGCCCGCGGGCCCCACGGAGGGTGCCCACCCCTTTTCCAGTCGAGGCGTAGACACCCCTGGCGCTGGTCCTGGGGGCGGGTCCCCAAAGACCTCTGGAAGTCAGCAGGCGCCCCTCTAACCCTAAGAGGTGGGGGGGTGAGGCTCCCGGCAACTGGTCAGGGCGCAGCAGTGCCCGCGCCGGGGATGTGGCAGGCCTGAACCCAATCCGGTGTGTGCCCCGGCGCTCGATGGTGCCCGAACCGCGAGGTGGCTGGGGCAGGTGTGGCTCGGCGCGCTCCCAGGGTGGTGCCCGGCCCAGGGGCGCGTGCTGGGCCCGAACCTGAGCCCGAACCCGGCCGAACCTACCCCGCGACGCGGCGGGCTCACCGTGGCCGCGGGGCTCCCGGCACGCGCGGGGAgcgcccttccctccctccccactctgcccgcccctccctcctccgccgcctccgcctcctccctccccctcccctccccggctctccccgccctccccctctCGCCGTCGGGGGCGGGGCCGCTGCTCCCGCGCGCTCCGGCCCCTCCTCGGCCACACAAAGGCCCGTCTCCATGGCAGCCGCGCGGGCCGGAGCGCAGCGCCGATCGCGGCCCGGGCGCCATCGAGCCTCGGCGGCGGACGTGCAGGTACCGCGGTGGGGGTACAGGGCCTGCGGTGGGCCCGCGCGAGTCGGGGGGCTTCGGCGTCAGCGCCGCTCCGTTCCAGTCTGTGCGCTCTGCGCGCGGGGACCCGGGGCAGCCGCCGGTCCGCGGACGGCGATCGGGCCTCGGCCGCGGTCCGTGTGCCCTGGACACTTCCAGGTGGCCGGCGAGGCCCGCGGCGCTCGGGCGAGTGGGGGGAGGTACGGGCCTGGCCCGGCCGAGAGTCCCTGGGACCCCTTCTTGTTCCCGGCCGTCCCTGCCCGCCCACGCCTCCCGCCGCCCCCGACTCCGAGATCCGTGGGCAGGGCTGCAATTGTCCCTGTTGTgcaagagctcggggcccccacccacctgcccccagcccagcagCAGTTCGGGGTGGCTGAGCCCAGGCTTCCCCAGGGGGCAGGACCGGCAGTCAGGGCTTAGCAGCTCTCCTCCTCCACACCCGCGGGGGCTCCTTGTGAGGACCACCCTGGGATCTCCCTGGGCTGTGCTGGGCTGGGTGCAGAAAGTGGGAGCAAGGGTTCCAGCGTGGGTCTGAGGGCGCTTAGTGCTGGTCGCCCGGGCCTGCCTGCTTCTCGGGGCCTGCTGAGGCGGTTTCTCCTTTGCTTTATCGGCGTCGCATTGAGGTAGACCTCCTGGAGCCAAGAAGGTCTCAGAACTGTGTGGGTCTGGGGACATACTCCGTGCCTgggctctctccccaccctctggcCCTACACCTCTTCATGATTCCTCCTGCGGGAAGCCCTCCTGGCTGggcccttcccaccccctctgTGTTCAGGCTGATTAGCAGATTTCTGGGGTTCCCGAACTCAAGAGCCCCGAGCTTCCTGCCACGTCACTGAAGCATCTCTTTAAAGCAacttggaaaaggaaaggaagggtctATCTGTGTCCACTGTGGCCTGTGGCAGTGGTCAGGACTGGGGCAAAGTTGGGCCCCAAAGCTAGTGGAATATTTTGACGCTTGGAGGGTTTTCTGGCCTGTGCCTCCCTCGGGGGAGCTCCCTCTTTTCTGTCTGACTTCAGGTGGGCCCTGTGGAGAGTGGGGGAGCAGGAGGGTTGGAGGGGTGCCGCTTGCCCCATGCCCAGATGTTACCCTGGCGTGGCCCGGAACTGCCGTCTGAGAGAGTCGAGCAGCTAGTGGAGAGGCCGTCTTCTGTCCTGAGGTGAGGGTCCCTAGGAGGGACGGCCAGCGTCACCCCGGCTGAGCCTGCTGGCTATTTTTTGTGGCGTGTCAGCTTTCAGGAATTCCCAGAGAAGATTAAGGACCGACAGGTGGGCTGCACAGATAGGAGCCTCCCACCTCTTCCCGGCGTAATCACTGAGTCCAGGGAGAGCCTTGGCCTAGGGAGTGGGCCCCTCTGGAAGGCCTGAGATCTGGCCAGGGGTTCCTTccccaggaggggagggaagttACTGAGAAAAACAAGGGTTTGGAATGTaagtcccccctcccccgccggccTCCTGCCAAGAAGGAATTATTTTGGGTTATCCAGCCGCGTCCAGGCACCCAAGGGGGGGAGGCTGCGGCCCTGGGAGAGGGATCCACTTCCGGGGCTGAGGGCTGAGCGCACCGGGAGGGCGGGCCGGGCAAGTCTGGGCAGCTCCGCCACTTCCCAAGGCTGCTCAGACCGGTCCAtggcggggtgggaggggacaCGTCACCCTTGGGTTGGAGATCGCAGACTGCCCTAGCTGGCCCTTCCTGACTAGCCCGGAGTGGACCCAGGCCCCTCCATGGGAGGCCGCAGGGGTGGAGGGGCCCTAGATCCTGTCCTCGGGGCCTGGGCTAAGGACCCAGCCAGGGAACCCCTTCAACTCCGGAAGGTTTAGGACTATGACCTGAAGGCCTCCGAGGCTGCGCTCCTAGCCAGCTTCAGGGACACGCCTTGGTGAGTTACGCACACCTGGTGCTTCCCAGGGAGGAcggagagcagggaggggcgtGACTTGGATTGCTCTGGGTAAGGCCCTGGAGTCTTCTCAGGCTGGACCTCAGGCCAccttcctgcccccccaccctgcccctctgACCGTCCAGCCAAGTGACGTGTTCCCCAGGTGAAGAGATCCGAGCATTATTCATGGGTCCTTGCGAGGAGCTGTCTGGGATGCTGTCTCCCCTGTGTAGGCTCCCTGGGTTTGTGCCTGAGTGTGCCCACGAGCCATGTGCCCAGCAGTCTCCGTGGGGACCACATTGGAGACGCAGCGCCGGCAGCTTGGGCAGAGTGCAGGAAACCCAGGATCCTGGCCCTggcccaggggagtggagcaGAAGAGATTGGATTGGACGGCGCTGGGGTGGGCTGGCAGCCTGGGGAGGGTCCATATGGCATAGGCCCACCTTCCTCAGGAGGGCACGGTTGCGGGCACTTGAGccatcctgggactgaggccaCTCTAGGAACAGAGCATCCTCTTCCCTGCCTGGAACCCACGTCCTGGGCCCAGAGCCGAAGTTCCCCCTGGGACGCTGGGTGTGGGCTGGGGGGcactggcagggagaggggcagggccgGCACCTGTGGCCCCTTCTCTGCTCCGCCACTGAGGGCTGTTTGGCTGTGAGTCGAATGGTTCTGCAGGCGCCCGgcctccctgggggggggggggggctgagctTTTCCTCCCGGTTGAGGAGCTTCGTGTGCCCAGAGCCTGCCTTGGACGCAGGTGCGCGgctgggggaggcgggggaggtGAGCAGGGCAGACCCGCCGGAGCACAAGGCCATTTAGGGGGGCTGCGGTGGTCCCCTGGCCACAACCTGGGAGGTGGAGCGGCTTCCCTGGGGGCGAGGCCCTGGCTGAGGGCGGGGCCGGCGGAGTCCCGCCTCCAGAGCCTGCGGGTGTTTCCGTTTggagggggctgtggggggcGGGGCCAGCCTTGGCTAATTGTCTTTGGACTCAAATTACAGGCTGagggggcgggatcaggggcccATAATTGACTGGTGGGGCGCGGGCAGCTCCCGCGGGCGGTGGGTGGGGTCACACGGGAGCTTCTCCTTTCTCTGGGGTCCGTACACACCCTTCTGCTCGGCGGTTTCCCACCTCGGGGCGGGCTCCTGCTGCGCTCTGCGGCACGGCCGGGAGGACCTGGTCCCCTCGGCTGCCCAGGAAGAACCCTGCCCTGGCCAGCCCTGGGTCAGGCCCGCACACAGCTCATGCCGCCTCAGGGGGTCACCTCGCGCAGAGCATTTGAAGGGCTGGGCCAGACCTTTGCTGTCCTGCCCGCAGGGCCAGCGAGGTGGGTCCAAGTCCTCTGTTCGGTGGCTGATCACAGCCTCATCACGGCGACTGGACCCAGGCCCCTGGAGGGAGCCCTGTGTAGCCACGGATGGAGACCAGGCTGGTCGCAGGGACTCTTGCAGGGCTGGCCTGGGCCTGGAGCTGGGCTTCTTTCCCACTTTGTCGCTCTGTggtgtccccccccacccccccgcacctGCCCACATCTCAGCTCCCCTCGCCTGCCCAGAGACTGGGCGGCTCATTGCCGTTTCCCAGGGTGGTGGGCACCGGTCGCCTGAGCACCTGGGATCTCTGGGCGGGGGTGAGAGGGTCTCccctgggctgggagtgggggcatCTGGAGGCTGGGCCTGGCTCAGCGCCACACCCATGGCCTCAGCCTCTGAGGGGCATGACTGCTGAAGCCTGGTAGTCTCCGTCATCATGACAGATGACTCCTGGCCCCAGGGCCACGGGGAAGGAGATGGGAGCCTTTTGGGTGCAGCCTGTGCTCTGACCTCAGCCCTGCCCTGGACAGGTCACATTGTGGtgcagacaccaaacccttgcaGTCGTGGCCCCTGGCCCCTCTGGCAGAGCCGCCCAGCGGTTCCCATGTGAGGCTCGGGATAGAGCGGCCCAGTGGGAACTCAGatctctgtgcccagcactgccCCCACTGGACCCCTTTTCAgggaaagcaagaaagagaagagggtgTGATGGTTAGTCTCTCAGGACGCCACTGTGTCAACAGAGCAGCAGGGCAGGGGCGTCTGCCCCCAAGGCCGTTCTGGCTGGTCCTCTCCTCTGGTCCGTGTCCCCTGATCTGGCGTGCCGCCTGTGCGGGTCATGGGCCAGGCGCTGGATGGGGCCTTGCTGGGGGGCGCCACCGGGGCCCAAGCCGGCTGCGGGAGGCGGACGCTGACCTGAGGTCCTGAGAGGCCAGGGCAGAGAGTGCTGTTCTCAGCGGGGTCCTGGTGCTGGGAGGAAGGGTgcgggcagggccaggggacagcTGGGGCGGACCAGGCAGCACGGCTCTTGGGTGCAGGCGGGCCTGTAGCACTTGCAGTTCGGAGGCTCCGGGGGGACAGGGACCCGGCCGCGGGGAGGTGGGGCTCTGGGCCGCACGTGGGTTCTaggcccccacccccattccaggGTGATTTCTGAGCGACGCCTGCTTTGGAGGAGTGCCAGGCCACAGGACACTGCCTGAGGTGAAGCCTTCCGTGGAGAGGCTGGGCAGCCCCTCCTGCCCAGCCAACCGGAGCAGACATTTAAGTCAGGCTGAGCCAGTTGGCAGGGCTGAGTGGTGGTGGGTGGTAGGGGGGAAGGGAGCCAGGGTGGTCCACCTGCCCTCCTCTTGGACATGCTCCGCACAGGGGCCAGGAACCCTGAGGGGCTGGCCTGCTCCTCCCGCTCGTGGCATCAGGACTGGTTTGGGAGCCACCTGGAGGGGCCTCAGGAACCAGGAGGGGATGTCAGGATTGGGGATGGGAGGCCAAGGAGAAGAAGGGGGGCTGGCTCGGCCGTGCTGGAGACGGCCCCTGGTCTGACCACTGGCTCAG
This DNA window, taken from Meles meles chromosome 7, mMelMel3.1 paternal haplotype, whole genome shotgun sequence, encodes the following:
- the DENND6B gene encoding protein DENND6B isoform X1, giving the protein MDALSRAGPRRARCSLGAASPGARAAAAPWARFSAWLECVCVVTFDLELGQALELVYPSDFRLTDKEKSSICYLSFPDSHSGCLGDTQFSFRIRQCSGQRSPWLAEDRHYNRGAPVSLQREPAHYFGYVYFRQVKDGSVKRGYFQKSLVLVSRLPFVRLFQALLSLIAPEYFDKSAPCLEAVCSEIDEWPAPAPGQTLNLPVMGVVLQVHIPSRVDKPECSPAKPCSHENSLPAPVILTSVHELDLFRCFQPVLTHVQTLWELMLLGEPLLVLAPSPATSSEMVLALISCLQPLKFCCDYRPYFTVHDSEFKEFTTRTQAPPNVVLGVTNPFFIKALQRWPHILRVGEPRVAGEVGLASAQGSRGAGARGLEGSEWRRVELGTDVQPGVCSVGDLPKQVKLKKPSRLKTLDTKPGLYTAYSAHLHRDKALLKRLLKGLQKQQPWDAQTALLRRHLLELTQSFIIPLEHYMASLMPLRKNITPWKTPPQIRPFRQDDFLRSLEHAGPQLTCILKGDWLGLYRRFFKSPHFDGWYRQRHKEMAQKLEALHLEAICEAQNIETWMKDKSEVEIVDLVLKLREKLVQAQGHQLPVKEATLQRAQLCIETVIGSLPKDLQAVLCPP
- the DENND6B gene encoding protein DENND6B isoform X3 encodes the protein MDALSRAGPRRARCSLGAASPGARAAAAPWARFSAWLECVCVVTFDLELGQALEKSSICYLSFPDSHSGCLGDTQFSFRIRQCSGQRSPWLAEDRHYNRGAPVSLQREPAHYFGYVYFRQVKDGSVKRGYFQKSLVLVSRLPFVRLFQALLSLIAPEYFDKSAPCLEAVCSEIDEWPAPAPGQTLNLPVMGVVLQVHIPSRVDKPECSPAKPCSHENSLPAPVILTSVHELDLFRCFQPVLTHVQTLWELMLLGEPLLVLAPSPATSSEMVLALISCLQPLKFCCDYRPYFTVHDSEFKEFTTRTQAPPNVVLGVTNPFFIKALQRWPHILRVGEPRVAGEVGLASAQGSRGAGARGLEGSEWRRVELGTDVQPGVCSVGDLPKQVKLKKPSRLKTLDTKPGLYTAYSAHLHRDKALLKRLLKGLQKQQPWDAQTALLRRHLLELTQSFIIPLEHYMASLMPLRKNITPWKTPPQIRPFRQDDFLRSLEHAGPQLTCILKGDWLGLYRRFFKSPHFDGWYRQRHKEMAQKLEALHLEAICEAQNIETWMKDKSEVEIVDLVLKLREKLVQAQGHQLPVKEATLQRAQLCIETVIGSLPKDLQAVLCPP